The genomic interval ATGGCCGAAAGATCCTTCGCCAAGGAAGTCCAGAAGCTGAAGCAGGGTAGGGGCGAGACCTTTACCGGCGAGGGCATCCTCGCGATCACCAAGGCATTGCTGGAAAACGGCGTCGGCTATGTCGGCGGCTACCAGGGCTCGCCGATCTCGCACCTGATGGACGTGCTCGCCGACGCGCAGGACATCCTCGGCGAGCTTGGCGTGCATTTCGAGGCCTCGGCCTCGGAGGCCACCGCCACCGCCATGCTCGCCGCCTCGGTCCACTACCCGATCCGCGGCGCGGTCACCTACAAGTCGGTCGTCGGCACCAACGTCGCCTCGGACGCGCTGTCGAACCTCGCCTCGGGCGGGGTCACCGGCGGCGCGCTGATCATCGTCGGCGAGGATTACGGCGAGGGCTCCTCGATCATGCAGGAGCGCACCTACGCCTTTGCCATGAAGAGCCAGGTCTGGATGCTCGACCCGCGGCCCAACCTGCCCTCGATCGTCAAGGCGGTGGGCGACGGCTTCGCGCTGTCGGAACTGTCGAACACCCCCGTCATGCTGCAGGTCGGCATCCGCTCCTGCCACGTGCACGGCCATTTCGAGGCCTCGGACAACCGGCGCCCGGCGATGACCGTCTCGGAGGCGCTGGAGAATCCCAGGCGCAATCTCGACCGCATCGTCCTGCCCCCGGCCACCTACCTGCACGAGGCCGAGAAGCTGACGAAGCGCAAGCCCGCCGCCGAGAGGTTCATCGTCGAGGAGGGCATCAACGAACGCTTCGGCACGCCCGGCAGCAAGGTGGGCCTCATCCTTCAGGGCGGCACCTACAACACCGTGGTGCGCGCGCTGAACCGGCTCGGGCTCGCCGATCTCTACGGCGACACCGAGGTGGACATGCTGGTGCTCAACTGCGTCTACCCGCTGGTCGACAGCCAGATCCTCGACTTCTGCGAAGGCAAGGACGCGGTGCTGATCATCGAGGAAGGCCACCCCAACTACATCGAGCAGCAGGTCGCCCACATGCTCTACCAGTCCGGCCGGACGGTGAAGCTCGAGGGCAAGGGCAAGCTGCCGATGGGCGGCGAGTACACCGGGCAGGTCATGGTCGAGGGGCTGGGCGCCTTCTTCGCCGAGCATGCGCCGGGCCTCCTGCCGGTCGCCAAGGTGGCGACCAACGAGGAGCCGGTGGCGATACCCGACCTCTCGAAGACGCTTCCGGCCCGCCCGCCGGGATTCTGCACCGGCTGCCCCGAGCGCCCGATCTTCGCCGCGACCAAGCTGGTCGAGGAGGAACTCGGCCCGCACCACATCTCGTCGGACATCGGCTGCCACCTCTTCTCGATCATGCCGCCCTTCGACATCGGCGCGACGACCATGGGCTACGGGCTCGGCCCGGCCTCGGCCGCCGCCTTCCACAACGAGAACAGGAAGGGCCGCCGCGCCATCTCCTTCGTCGGCGACGGCGGGTTCTGGCACAACGGCCTGACCTCCTCGGTCGGCAACGCGGTGTTCAACAAGTCCGACAACGTCATCGTCATCGTCGACAACTTCTATTCCTCGGCCACCGGCGGGCAGGACATCCTGTCCTCGCGCGCGACCAACAAGACCAAGCAGACGCAGAATTCCATCGTCGACGCGGTGAAGGGCATGGGGGTCAAATGGGTGCGCCAGATCGACCGCACCTACGACGTCACCAAGATGCGCGATACGCTGAAGGAGGCGCTGACCACCGAGCACGAGGGCCCCAAGGTCATCGTCGCCTCGTCGGAATGCATGCTCAACAAGCAGCGCCGGGTGAAGCCGGAACTCGCCAAGGCGGCGAAGGAGGGCAAGCGCGTGGTGCGCCCGCGCTTCGGCGTCGACGAGGATGTCTGCACCGGCGATCACGCCTGCATGCGCCTTTCGGGCTGTCCGTCGCTGTCGGTGAAGGACACCGGCGATCCCCTGCGCGACGATCCCGTTGCCGCCATCGACCAGAGTTGCGTCGGCTGCGGCAACTGCGGCGAG from Salipiger sp. H15 carries:
- a CDS encoding indolepyruvate ferredoxin oxidoreductase subunit alpha, producing the protein MAERSFAKEVQKLKQGRGETFTGEGILAITKALLENGVGYVGGYQGSPISHLMDVLADAQDILGELGVHFEASASEATATAMLAASVHYPIRGAVTYKSVVGTNVASDALSNLASGGVTGGALIIVGEDYGEGSSIMQERTYAFAMKSQVWMLDPRPNLPSIVKAVGDGFALSELSNTPVMLQVGIRSCHVHGHFEASDNRRPAMTVSEALENPRRNLDRIVLPPATYLHEAEKLTKRKPAAERFIVEEGINERFGTPGSKVGLILQGGTYNTVVRALNRLGLADLYGDTEVDMLVLNCVYPLVDSQILDFCEGKDAVLIIEEGHPNYIEQQVAHMLYQSGRTVKLEGKGKLPMGGEYTGQVMVEGLGAFFAEHAPGLLPVAKVATNEEPVAIPDLSKTLPARPPGFCTGCPERPIFAATKLVEEELGPHHISSDIGCHLFSIMPPFDIGATTMGYGLGPASAAAFHNENRKGRRAISFVGDGGFWHNGLTSSVGNAVFNKSDNVIVIVDNFYSSATGGQDILSSRATNKTKQTQNSIVDAVKGMGVKWVRQIDRTYDVTKMRDTLKEALTTEHEGPKVIVASSECMLNKQRRVKPELAKAAKEGKRVVRPRFGVDEDVCTGDHACMRLSGCPSLSVKDTGDPLRDDPVAAIDQSCVGCGNCGEVADAAVLCPSFFQAEIVSNPTPREKRHAARSGRIISWLQRRRDAKRVVFA